The sequence TTATCGTAAGCGTATTTAGGCTATCGACGCCACCACAAATGACCGCGTCACAAAGCTCGCTCTCAATGAGCCTTTTTGCCTCAATAACCGCCTTAACACCCGAGGTGCACGCAGTCGATACGCAGTAGCTTGGACCGCTAAGCTCGTAAAAGTCGCTTACAAACTCAGCCACGTTTGCAAGGCAGTTTCTATTTATGCCAAACCTGCTTTTATCAAAAAATCCAGTCGCGATATAGCCTTTAAATGGCTCGAAATTCTCCTCAATGCCGCTTGTTGTAGTGCCAAGAACTACTCCCACTCGGCTTTTGCCATATTTTTTGATCGCCCTTTTTATCTCATCACCAATCTCTAGCATCGTGTTTAAAAGCAAGGCGTTGGTGCGAGTTTTGAAGTGCTCTTTGGTTTTGCTTGAAAAGCTAGGCAAAGTGCCATTAAATTTACCCACCAAAAACTCATTTTGTGGGTGAAATTCAGAGCTTTTGCTTAAAAATCTCTTGCCACTTAAAAGTGAGTTTAAATTCTCATCACTACTGCTACCTGCGGCGCTGATAATGGCTGGCTTGCTAACGTAGATCAACGCTTTTTACCTCATAAATTTGATCATCTATCATAAATTTTTGCTCATTTTTTTCATCTTTTATCATCTCAAGCACCTTGATAAAAAGCTCGTTATAGGCACTATTTGGTGGCAAGAAGCCCAAATTTGCAAACGTGCCGTCCCTTAAAACTCGCCTAGCTTCTGGTGCGCCAAGTGCGTTTACAAGGCTAAATTTATACTCATTCTCACTATTTTGCACATAGAGCATTAGCGGACCTTTTGATGAACTAACCTCAAATGCCTTTAAGCTAAAATCCGCCAGCTTTGGTGCATCAAATTTCTTCGCACAGCCAAGAGCTAGAAGCGTTACTGCAAGGATCGTAGCTATCTTTTTTACAAGCACTTTTTGCCTTTTTAGTGTTCTAAAATCATAAAAATTTAACAATTATATCTTTGCAATGCTTAAATGCAAGGCAAATGATAAATAGATTATTAATAATCAAGTATCTTCTCTCCATCTCGTCAAATTTAGCGCTAGCAAGATCATTAAAGGCTAAATTTTTGGCTTTTATCACAGCCTCTTTTGCGGTATAAATTTCATAAAATTTTTGCATTTTATCTTTGGCACTCGCGTAAATTTCGCTCTCTTTTTTGCTAAAGCAAAATTTGATCACTCCGTCAAAATTTCGCTCTTTTAGCTCCTCCACATCAATGCCAACTTTTTCTTTTGAGATAGCCAAAACGGCGATATTTTCTTTGTGAGATAGGCAAATTTTGCCCCGTTTTTTTGCTCTAAATTTTAAATATCTAGAGAGTTTAAATGAGTTTGAATTTGCTAAATTTGGATATTTTTTTAGCTTCATGCGATCTTTTCTATCTAGCATCTTTTGGCTAAATTTCTCAGCCTCAAAGCCAACAAAAAGATAAATTTCACCCCTTTTTATAGGCATTTTCAACTCTTTTTTTATACTCTTTTACACTTTCAAGTGCCTCTATAAACTCGCCACTAACCGCCCTTAAAGCGTCATTTTGAAGCTCGGTCTTATCTTTAAACGATCTAATCCTTGGCGTAAAAGCGACCTCATCCTCTCTAAAATCAGCCTCTTTTAGATCAAAATTTAAATTACTTATTTTGCTATTTAAGATATGCAAGGCACATTTTCTTGGTCCAAAGATGAAATTTCGCTCTTTTAATGGCTTTAAACTCCTTACCAAAATGCCGCCATAAAGCGCTGGCTCGCTCTTAAAAGAGATGTCAAAACCAAAGTTGTGAAAGTAAATTTCGCCCGCCTCGCACGATCTTTTGTAGGTGTTAGCATCAAAGCAGGTGTAAATTTCAAGCTCGCCAAATTTATACTCCACGCCGCTTACAACGAGGATCTTGCTTCGCATCAGCTCACGCAAAAAGCCCTGAAATTTGGCGTCAAGATGCGCCTTAAAGTCCGCTATTTTAAGAAGCTCATATCTTTGGCTCTTATCTAAGCTTTTAAAACCATCTCGCCTAAGTACTTTAAATTTTTCTTTATCAAAACAACTTTGCTCAAAAAACTCACTAAGCATTGCCACTAGATCAAATTTAGCAAAATGGCTTTTAAGTAGCTCACCTGATAGCATTTTTGCTCCTAATTTTTTGGCATATTTTAAGAAATTTAGCTTTTATATGCAAATGCCGAGTATAAAATGCACAAAATAATCCTTTGTTCTACAAAGAAAAATGTCAAATTTTAAAATTTCATGAACGAGTAATTTCGGCTCTAAAATTTGAGCTAAGCTGTAAGCGAAGCCAAATTTTAGTAGTCAATTCTTAGGGGTGAATGGAATTTTAAAATTTGCAAAATAGTTTTTTAGAAATTTAAAGTTTTTTCTTCTTTGTTAAGGGGGAAGAGGCTTGAATTACGAAGTCGCTCCCTTCCCCCTTAACAATCCCCTAACCCCTACAACGTTAGAGGGGCATGCAATGGTGCTTCGCACTGCATGCAGTCTAAAACTCTAGCAAATTTTAAAATTTGCAAAATAATAAATTTACTTCTAAGGCAGACAAATTTCACCAGCTGCCGCTAGCTCCGCCTCCGCCAAAGCCACCGCCGCCGCCACTAAAGCCGCCTCCTCTGCCACTTGAGCGACCGCCACCATTTGAGCCAGAATTATCGCGTCTAAAGCCCATTGGTAAAGAGCCGCCTTGGCTATTTCTCTTAAAAACGTCTTTTAAAATAAAGAAAAATACCGCAAATATAAAGGCAAAGGCGCCAAAGATGATAAGGTAGTTTTGCACGCCAAATCCCTGCTCAAGTGCGGTTGATACAAGTCCAGCAAAGCACGTGCTAAAGCCAGTTCGCATAAAAAATTTGCCAAAGATCACAGAGGCAAAACAAGAGAGCATGCCAGCAAAAAAGGCAAATACGCCAAAAGGCAAGTCGCTAAGGCTAGTTTTGCTACTAAATTCCTCGCCGCTAGCCACTTTTATGATCGCTAAAACGCCCTCTTTCACGCCTTCGCTCATCTTACCATTTTTAAACTCAGGTATCATCACGCTATTTATAATCTCGCTTGCCACGGCATCAGTTAGCACCCCTTCAAGCCCGTATCCAACCTCGATGCGGACCTTTTTCTCATTTGGAGCGACCACTAAAAGCACGCCGTTGTTATCTTCTTTTTGACCTAGCTTGTAGCCTCTAGCAATCTCAAGAGACAGCTCTTCGATGCTTTTATTTTCAAGCGAATTTAAAGTCACTATGGCGATTTGCGTGGTGCTATTTTGCTCAAAATTTTGTACTAAATTTAGAAGCTCATCTCTTTCGTTTTGTGAAAAGATATGAGCCTCATCGTTGATCTGCTCATTGAAATTTAGAGCAAAACAAAAGCAAAATGCAAAGAGCAAAAGAGCAAGAGCTTTTTTCATCACTTCTCAAACGAAACTTTTGGATTTTTCATATCTTCGCTGCTAACTTCGATGCCTTGCTTTGGCTTCATCTCTGGATGAAAGATGCTAGCTATAAATTTACCTGGAAAGCTTCTAAGAGCTACGTTGTACTCTTTTACGGCCTCGATGTAGTCGCGTCTTGCTACGCTTATGCGGTTTTCTGTGCCTTCAAGCTGGCTTTGGAGCGAGAGGAAATTTTGATTTGCTTTTAGCTCTGGGTAGCTCTCGCTAACTGCCATTAGCCTGCCAAGCGCAGAGCCTAGCTGACCTTGAGCCGCCATAAATTCTTTAACCTTTGCCTCGTCGCTAAGACTGCTTGCGTCAATGCTTATTTGCATGCTCTTGCTTCTTGCGTTTGCCACATCTTCAAAGACCTTTTGCTCGTGAGCTGCGTAGCCTTTTACGGTCTCAACTAAATTTGGCACGAGATCGGCTCTTCTTTTATATTGATTTAGCACCTGAGACCACTTCTCGTTGGTGTTTTCATCAAGCACGACAAATGAATTTGCGTATTTGAAAGCGCCAAAAACAAGTGCGGCGATGACCACAACTATGGCTATTAAATTTTTCATGTCTTCTCCTTTAAAAGGGGTGATATTAGTAAAATAAGGCTTAAAAAATGATGTAAATTTGAAGTTAGGTTAGTGAAGTGAGTGCTTAGAGTGCACTCACTTTTTTGGGGATTATAGGTCTGTTTGGACTTTATCGTCTATTTGAATATGGATAGTGTGCTGGTGTCCATCTACATCTACCTTATCTACGCTTGAGTAGCCCTTAAAGCCGCCAGCATCGTAGTTAGAGTCAGCAGTCCATTTGTGATCTAGATCAACTTTTGTAGTTGAGTTACCATGCTCATCAACAGCGCCTTTTATCTTAAGGATAGTGTTTAGACTATCAGTGATGTCAAAGATAGCTTTTGCATCAAATTTGATCTCAGAGTTGCCTTGAAGTTGGATATTTTCAAAGCTTTCAACTTTAGCATCAAGACCAGCCACATGACTAAAATCAACCGTTTGTCCATCAACTATTAAAGTATCACTCTTGTTATCGCCACCTTTCATAGTTGTGTGTTCATCATATTTAACCGTATAGTCTTCGGTCTCTATATGAAGTGTTTGCGTTGGAAGCTTAGTCTCTAATCCTTGTGAAGTTTTAAATGTTGCATCAACTTTTAGATCATAAGCTGATCTTGCGTTGATATCAAGTGATTGCTCAAATGCACCATTTGTTATATCTTCAGCTGATAGCGTATGTGTTTGTGTCTTAACTTGCGCATGGTTATCTGGATCAGTATACTCGATCTTTACTGTATCGCCAGCTCTTGCATCTTCGTTCAGATAAACTTTAATAGGCGTTGTGTCCTGATCTTTAGAATTTTCATAACCCTGTAATGTATTGTCCCTACTTGTATCCTCCGTAAATTGAATACCTCTTATGGCATCAACCTCAGCATGTGCTGTATCAGTTACTGGGTTTGTAGTATTTCCAAATTCATCAGTTAGAGTTACTTTTGCTACTGTATCTTTGCCAACTGCGATAGCTGCATCAAGCTCAAGAGGATGATCTGCAGAGACTTGGATATAGGTAGTAGTAGAGCCTACTACTTCTTTTAATGTTATATTGCCATTGGCATCTTTACTATCAACTTCATAATGTTTAGTTACTTGAGAGTTATCAGGATTTGTTATCTCAACATCTATCTTATCGCCTTTTATCACATTTCCAGGGATAGAAACTTTTACTTTTGAAGTATTACTACCTGACTCATCTCTTGAGATCACACCATCATCGTTTCTATCAGCAGCTATGCTTACGCTTAGTCCTGCCTCGCTTAGTGGAGCAAGTTGTGCTTTAGCTTCATGAGAAGTTGCAAACATATCGCCAGCAGCGTTTGTTATGGTTGCAGTTGCGCTAGTCTCTTTGCCTGGGAGCATTTTAACATCGCCAATCTCAATAGTATTGTTACGTAAAGGATGAGCGCCAGCCGCATCTACTAGTGATATATCACCATTAGGAGCTTTTGAAACAGTATAAGATAAAGTTCTAGATGCCATAGTACCATCAGCTTGTGGCTCATTGATAGTTACTGATACTTTATCTCCGCTTATAACATTATATGGCACTTGAACGCTTATAGTTGTTACTTTAACGCCATCAACAGATATAGACTCATCTCTATCTATCTTGCCATCTCTACTTGCATCATCTTCTCTAAATTCAACCTTTAAATTTGTAGCATCAAATGTTTCTAGCTTAGCTTCAGCCGTTTTTGTTACTCCATTTATTGTAGCTTCTACTTTAGCTGGATGATCTTTGTCTATATGAACATCAGGTATTTTTAGCTTATTATCTGCCCCAAGCGTGACAGGGGCATTAGTTACTGCGTCTTTTATAGTAACGTTTGTACCATCATTTGAAGCAACTTTATAAGTTTTAGGAGATCCTCCATCTACATTAACAGTTATAGTATCACCTACTTTTACACTTGTTGGTATCTGAAGCGTAGCTGAAGTTGTATTTAGATGTGTATCTGTCATAGCTTCTTTTCTATCTAGCACACCATTTCTATCTTCATCTTCATCGATAAGTAGTCTAAATCTTGTTCCAGAGCCGTTTCCTGTATCAAGGATGATATTGCTCTTTGTCTCTGATACATCGCCAGCAGCACCAGTTACTTTAGCAGTAATGATAGTCTCTTCGCCATTTTGTAAATTTGTTAGAGGATATTTAACTGCATTGCCATTTACTGTTAAAGGGGCGCCTCCATTATCATTTGTAACAGTAATAACACCATTACTATTTTTATGTATTGTATAATTTTCCGGAGAGAAGCTATTATTGCCTGTTTTGCTGTTTATTATAAGCTTGTCGCCATCAACAAAATTTGAAGGTAACTTGATAGTTGCCTCAGGAGTAGTAGTTCCAATTTCTGTACTACTTAAAATCCCGTCTTTATTACTATCTTCACCAAAAGTGATTTTCATATCATCGTGAAGTTTTTCAAGAGTGTTATGATTTTGTGCTTCAGCTTTTTTACCACCGCTTGCATCGGTAGTCTCTGCAGTTACGTTGATAGGCTTACCAGCTTCTATATGAACGCCTTTAATCTCAAACTCATTTTTATCATTTACGGTCACAGAAGTATGAGTAAAAGTATCTTCTAGCGTTATCTTACCATGATCATCCCTACCTGTAATCTTATAGGTTTTAGGTGAAGTGCCATTTATTGTTACAGTTACTATATCATTAGCTATAACATTATTTGGCACTTTTACTGCGATTGTAGTTTCGTCTAGTTTATTATCTCCATCTTTACTTTCACCTCTTGTCAAAGATACATTATGATCACCATCTTCTACAAATCTTACAGCCATATCATTTATGCCAGCTATCATAACACTACTTGAACTTTCGGCATGTTGGATGCTACCATCGCTATCTACTATTTCAGCTGTCACTTCGGTTTTTACACCAGTTGCTGTTTTGATATTAGGTATTTCAAAACTATTGCCATTTTTTATAGTTACATGGTCACTAGGATTATCATCATTTTTTATACCAACTAGCTTGCCAGTAGCATCTTTTTCAACAGTGTAATGTTTAGTATATTCATGAAATTTAGTAGTTCCATCTGGATTTTTTCCATCTGGTTCTTTTATAGTTACAGTTAGTTTATCTCCATTTACTGCATTTTTAGGAAGCTTAATGGTAACTGTCGTGCTATTAAGATCACCGTCGCTGATAGCTTGCTCTCTAGTCATAGTTTTAGCTCCATCAGCTTCACCAAAGATAACTTCAGGTTTTTTTACAAGCTCTAAGCTAGCTGATTTGCTATTTTCTTCAGTAGGTAAATACGGATTTGTTGGATGTGTTGGGTGCGTAACTTCAGCTTTTATCTTTGTATCTTTTCCATTCTCTAGCTCAAAACCATCTACTTTAATAGCCCATTGATTGGTGTCTTCTTTAAAGAAATTCTTATTTGAAGTATTATAACGACCAATAACACTACCTGCACTATCAACTTCATCTACGCTTTCTATAACACCTTTCTCATTCATGTGTATAGTGAAATTTCTATCATAAGTAGTTCCATCAGGTTTAGTTACATGGAGTGTAAGTTTATCGCCATCATCAATTCTATTTGGTAATGTGATTTTTGCGGTTGTGTGATTTACTTTTTGATCACCTAGATCTATCTCTACTCCATTATATGTGTCTTTATAATTATTAACACTCTCTTGCCTTGAAATTTCATGAAGAGTTTTTTGTTCTGGTAAATCCATATCCATCTTTATAGTTTGAGGCGTTACACTATCTGGAGCCGACTCTTCACTCTTTTGGTTGCCACTTTTATCAACAACATGAACGCTAGCTTCAGTCTTCACACCTGGGAATATAGGAAGCTCAATGCCAGTTACTTTGTGGTTTGTAATCATTTCATCAGTAAGTTTGATTGTCAAATCTTTTTTTGGTCCTGTAGGGTTCGAAGGATCAGTATAAGTTATAACGATCTTATCGCCAGCTACTAGATCTTTTGGAAGTGTTATATCTACTGGTGAAGTTCTAAAATTTCCATCTGTTCCTTTATTTTCTGCGTCTGTTAGAAAGCCATTGTTGTCACCATCTTCAGTAAATACTAAAGTCGGTCTTACATCTGGAGTAACCTTGTCAGTTGCTATATCGCTCTTCCAAGTGTTAGAATTTGAACTATCAGTAACATAAGCATCTACTTTTGAAATTTTACCCTCAGCAACTGGCATATCAGAGATGATTTTAGTAAAAGTATTATTTACTATGTCAGTAGCATTGATGGTTATAGGTGGTAAAGGTGTTACTGTACCATCTGGTTTTGTTAGAGTAACGTGAAGAATATCGCCAGGGATAACGTCTGTTGCAGTTATAGTTACTGGCGACTCATTTTGTTTACCATCATTTTTATTTTCTGTATATGTTAAAAATCCATCATCTGGGCTCTTATCTTCTGTAAATTCAACACTTACGCTAGATCTATTTGGAGTTACACTATCCTCACTGCTACCACTAACATGTCCTTGGAAATTTGTAATAGTAGCATCTACTGTTGAAACTTTGCCTGGTTTTATAGGTGCGTCAAGCGGATAGCCACTACTTATGATAGCTGGTGTTATAACTACGTTTGTTACAGTTTTATTGCCATCCGGGTCAGTTATAGTGACATTTAGCACATCGCCAGCTCTTACTGTACCGTCATTTGGCACTGTGATAAGAACTTTAGATGTATTTATATCTGTATCGTTTCCATGCTCAACTCTACTTAAGGTGCCGTCATTGTTAGTATCATTTACAAAAGTTACAAGCGGTGCACCTGGGATTATAGTATCGTCGCCATCATTGCCATCTCTGTAACCACCTACTGGGTTATCATATGAAGCAAAAGCTCTGTTTGTATCAGTTAAATTTCTATAAGTTTCATTGATATTTGAGTAGTGACCGCCCTCAGCAAATCTAGCTTCGCCAAGGCTAACACCATCTCCACCACCAGCAGCAGCGTTACCACCAGCAGCAGTCTCTTCAAGTTTTGTTAGATCACCGCCATTTAAAATAGCATTTTGCAAAGCACTTATATCAGCTAAGCCCTCAGCGCCTATCGTATTTGGATTTAAAGAAAGCGTGTCACTGCCTAGTACAGTTAGCTCTTTGCCGTTATTTGCAACAATAGTTACTTTGTCAGCTGCATCGCTAGTTTTGATACTCTCACCCATATAAACGATGTCGCCAACTTTTAGCTCTCTCTCGTTTCCGTTTTGATCAACTGCGACCGCCTTGCCACTTAGCGATTTTACTACACCCGCTTCTTTAGCCATAAAACTCTCCTTAATAATTTTTTCGGCGATTATATAATAAGAGTGAGGCTGGGGATATTAAGTAAAATTTGGGTAAATTTAAGTTTATTTTTAGTTATTTAATACTCTTTTAACGCACTTTAATATTTTTAAAATTCCCCCTAAAAAAGGCATTTTGTGTAACTTTTGTGTAAAAAATTTTAAAAAAAATTTTTATATGGTACATGTACCTTTCGTTTCATAAAAGCGTTATTCTAAACGCCTTAAGAAAGAGCATCTTTTAAGCTAACACGAAAATATTATGCGATTTTTAGCTACTTTTGCCAAAAAATTTTCTTGCCAAAACCTAGAGTGTTACTCGTAAATTTAACCTTTTCAAGGCTTATAGACCAAATTTTTGGATCCATCGCCTTTGCGTAAAAAAATCTTTTAAAGTAAATTTCTCGCTCAATTGTGCTAGCCTCTCTCATCGCTCCTTGAAACTGCACGCCCTCTATCTTGCCAACGATCTTTGTATCAAGAGCGACTGTGCCAGCAACGAGCTTTGAGTTTTTTAAAAATTTAACATGCGAGCTCTCATCGCAGCTAGCTAGTAAAAGACAAAAATTTACCTCATCAAAGGCGTAAAATGCGCTAAAAGCATAAGGCTGTCCCTCATCATCAATGGTACAAACACTTGCAAGATGCATCTTTTTTAAAAATTTAACTATCCTCTCATCCATCTAAATTCCCCTAAAAATGTCAAGAATGGTTTGAAATTTAAAGATGACTATGGCAATTATCAGCACCCAAAGCGTAAAAATAATGAGCTCTATTAAAGTAAATTTATCTTTTGCAACCTTTTTAAAAATGAGCATTGTTAAAAACGCCCCAAAAAAACCACCAATTAGCGAAAAATAGTGGATCGCATTTACTTTTACAAAGCTTGGCAAAAGCCCTTTAAAAAATAGTGTAAACATCAAAATGGCAAGCAAATTTGCAAGTATCAAGTAGTAGCCAACGACTGGCAAAACTGGGCAAAGCTTAGCAAAAACAAAGCTTAAAACAGTGATAAGCATCAGCAAAAATATCCTAGTCCCAAAACAACACATCGCCCGTCCTTTTTTGACGCATTTTACAAAATTTTGCTTTATGAAATTAAAAATTTGCCGATTTAGCCTCAAAAGGATTTAAAAATGCAAACAAATTTTTACTCTCAAGGAAGCTACAACAACATGAGCTTTTCGATGAAGACTAGCTCAGGCGATGAGATAAGCTTTTCGATGTATGACAACAAAAGTTTGGAGTTTTCTAGCCAAAAAAATGGCAGTTCAAGCCAAAGGAGCTTAACTCTCACGCACGAATACGGCTATGAGTTTGCCTATAAAGGCAACGGTATAGACGAGCAAGATATGAAAGAGATCGAAGAGGCGATGAAGCAAATTCGCCCACAGGTTGATGAGTTTATGAAAAATGTCAAAGAGGGCGACAAGATCGCAGGTAGCAGCCAAAGCATAAGCGAGCTTTCAAACAAGATCAAGCAGATGTTGCCTGACGCAAAAGATATGGATCATAAAAATTTCATAAATGATAATATGCTAAAGATGTTTGACGAACTTTTAGCTAAAAATGATGCTAATAAAAACCTACTAAGTGCGACAAAAAGGCTATTTGACACATTGCTTGATGAGAGCAAAAAAGTATCTTACTACGCATAAATTTAGAGCTTTTTGGCTCTAAATTTTAACCAGCGCCTCTCTTTGATAAAAGAGGTGCGACAAGACTATCACAAAATAAAGCTGAAAAAATAATCCCACAAGCGGCACAAGCGAGATCAGATAAAATAAAAGTGTAAAAGCTATAAATTTAACCCCACCGCCTTCAAGCAACGCTAGCTCAAATTTATCGCTATCAAGCGTGTTTGAGCCGACGTCTATTAGTAAAAGCTTATAGTAGATGTAAAAAAACGGCACGTTGATGATGAAGAAATTTACAAATGGCACAAACAAAAGTGGCAAGCAAACGAGTAAGATCCCAAGAAATTTCACGATCTCAACCATCATCACCTTTAGCACTCTAGCCGTGCTAGCCTCGCTTTTAAGCACGTAGTTGTAGTGCCTTTTGTTTATCTCTTTGGCTACAACTGGCGTTAAAAAGCCAGCTACGATTAGAGCTATCACGATGCTAATGATGATCGTTAAAAATGTGCTTAAGACGTAAAAAAGTATGCTAACTATCCACTTTGTAGCGCTAAAGCTTAAAATTTTAATAGCTATAAAAGATAGCGTCGAGTTTGACTCTAAAAAGGCGAAATTTTCGTTTTTAGCGCCATCGCTTAAAAGGTCAAATATCTCGCCGCCTCCCCAGATCGTAAGCCACGCAAGGCTTGCGATGCTAAGAAAAAGCGGCAATATAGATAGCGTTATAAATTTGGCTGTAAAAAAGTCTTTAAAGCCAAGGCGAAGAAGATTTATCATTTTACCTTTTTGTACTCACGCTCAAGTGCGGCGTAAATTTCATCTATCTTACTAACGCCATTTGATAAAATTTCGCTCATCACTTCGTTATCTTCACGTCCGTTCCAAATTTTCTTATAGCTTCCCTCTTTGTAGCCGTTATTTTGGCGGAAGCGATTTAGCACGTTTTTAGCGATGTAGCACTCATAAAGCGAGTATAAATTTACGCCACATTTTAAAGACATTGAGAAATAAATTTTAAAGATATCAAAGATATCATAGTCAAAGCCGCTGCACTCATGTATGAGCATCTCAACGTCGTTCATGATCTCATAAATGCTCTCATCTTCAACTTTTAATGGCTCTTTGCAATAGTCGCTAAAGCCGCTTGACTGGCAGATATCCTCAGCCAAAGTCTCAACATCGCCAAGCTGTTTTGCCTTGTAAATTTGTAGCGCTAGGCTCATTATAAAGTGCCAGATATCGACAACCTCGATGCGTAAATTTTGTTCATCAGTCTTGGCATCTATGCTCTTCCAGTGCTTCCACGCAAAGCTGTCAATGAGCTCAGCGCACTCCATATATATGCAACGCCTCCAGCTTATGAGTTTATTTTTATTTGTATAGCCATTTTCCCAACCAAGCCCGTTTGTCTCGTCATTTAGGCTTTGTTGCATCTTTAACATCTCTAAAACAATAGTTCTTTCATCCATTTTTAAACCTTTTAA is a genomic window of Campylobacter concisus containing:
- the dut gene encoding dUTPase produces the protein MDERTIVLEMLKMQQSLNDETNGLGWENGYTNKNKLISWRRCIYMECAELIDSFAWKHWKSIDAKTDEQNLRIEVVDIWHFIMSLALQIYKAKQLGDVETLAEDICQSSGFSDYCKEPLKVEDESIYEIMNDVEMLIHECSGFDYDIFDIFKIYFSMSLKCGVNLYSLYECYIAKNVLNRFRQNNGYKEGSYKKIWNGREDNEVMSEILSNGVSKIDEIYAALEREYKKVK
- a CDS encoding EI24 domain-containing protein, with the translated sequence MINLLRLGFKDFFTAKFITLSILPLFLSIASLAWLTIWGGGEIFDLLSDGAKNENFAFLESNSTLSFIAIKILSFSATKWIVSILFYVLSTFLTIIISIVIALIVAGFLTPVVAKEINKRHYNYVLKSEASTARVLKVMMVEIVKFLGILLVCLPLLFVPFVNFFIINVPFFYIYYKLLLIDVGSNTLDSDKFELALLEGGGVKFIAFTLLFYLISLVPLVGLFFQLYFVIVLSHLFYQREALVKI